In Haloimpatiens massiliensis, the following are encoded in one genomic region:
- a CDS encoding uroporphyrinogen decarboxylase family protein, which yields MHVREDIMISKDRVMAFLQGKPVDRIPCMPIVTANASHLIGKTINEFQLDPQVMADSYIAAYERFKYDLSYLFTNTSFVAEAMGQELAYYEDEPACTLDHVIKSREDLSKIKIADKNDGKFPVFYQALDILNEKLGDKIVSAVCFSGPLSTAATLRGTENFVKDMYNDPEFCIELLKMTTETCKNFMKEVIAHGAVPIILEPISSGSLLSPRMYKKFSLPYTKELIDLAHSLNTIIPLHICGKTHKIIDLMADTGADILSIDICDLNIAREKVAGRAVILGNITPANELLFGTREEILEICKKTIEQMEGYEGGFILASGCEIPKKVPFENIDALVDSVRIYGTYDYQK from the coding sequence ATGCACGTAAGGGAAGATATAATGATATCTAAAGATAGGGTTATGGCATTTTTACAAGGTAAACCTGTGGACAGAATCCCTTGTATGCCAATTGTAACAGCAAATGCATCTCATTTGATAGGTAAAACCATTAATGAGTTTCAGTTAGATCCTCAAGTTATGGCAGATTCTTATATTGCAGCCTATGAAAGATTTAAGTATGATTTATCATATCTTTTTACAAACACATCTTTTGTTGCAGAAGCTATGGGACAGGAGCTAGCATATTATGAAGACGAGCCTGCATGTACCCTTGATCATGTAATAAAGTCAAGAGAAGATTTGAGCAAAATCAAGATTGCGGATAAAAACGATGGAAAGTTTCCTGTATTTTATCAAGCTTTAGATATATTAAATGAAAAACTTGGAGACAAGATAGTGTCAGCGGTATGTTTTTCAGGCCCATTATCTACTGCAGCAACATTAAGAGGAACTGAAAATTTCGTAAAGGATATGTATAATGATCCTGAATTTTGTATTGAGTTACTTAAAATGACTACTGAAACTTGTAAAAACTTCATGAAAGAAGTTATAGCTCATGGAGCAGTTCCTATAATCTTAGAACCAATTTCATCAGGAAGTTTGCTTAGCCCTAGAATGTATAAGAAATTTTCTTTGCCTTACACTAAAGAATTAATAGATTTAGCTCATAGTTTAAATACAATAATTCCGCTACATATTTGTGGTAAAACCCACAAAATTATTGATCTTATGGCAGATACAGGTGCTGATATTTTAAGTATAGATATTTGCGATTTGAATATAGCAAGAGAAAAAGTTGCAGGTAGAGCAGTAATACTTGGAAATATAACACCAGCAAATGAATTGTTATTTGGAACAAGAGAAGAAATATTAGAAATATGTAAAAAGACAATAGAACAAATGGAAGGGTATGAAGGTGGATTTATTTTAGCTTCAGGATGTGAAATTCCTAAGAAAGTACCTTTTGAAAATATAGATGCATTGGTGGATTCAGTAAGAATTTATGGAACTTATGACTATCAGAAATAG
- a CDS encoding corrinoid protein — translation MEKGTLFKNIAEAVIEMEEDTVVELCDKSLELKIPAYETITNGLIAGMNEVGRLYEEEEYFLPEVLICSDAMNAGLDKVKPYLDKSVVEKPIKVVIGVIEGDTHDIGKNLVRIMMEAAGFEVHDLGRDVPLDEFIEKSEEIEADIICMSTLMTTTMDGMKTVIDKLDENGIRDKYKVMIGGGPISSNFAKRIGADLYTKDANEAVRKAKAMMGVA, via the coding sequence ATGGAAAAAGGAACTTTATTTAAAAACATAGCAGAAGCAGTGATTGAAATGGAAGAGGATACAGTAGTTGAGTTATGTGATAAGTCTTTAGAACTGAAAATACCTGCTTATGAAACAATAACAAATGGCCTTATAGCAGGAATGAATGAAGTCGGAAGACTTTATGAAGAAGAGGAATATTTTTTACCAGAAGTATTAATATGTTCAGATGCCATGAATGCGGGATTGGACAAAGTTAAGCCTTATTTAGATAAATCTGTAGTAGAGAAACCTATTAAAGTGGTTATAGGAGTAATTGAAGGTGACACACACGATATTGGAAAAAATCTTGTTAGAATAATGATGGAAGCAGCGGGATTTGAGGTACATGATTTAGGAAGAGATGTACCATTAGATGAATTTATAGAAAAATCAGAAGAAATTGAAGCAGACATTATTTGTATGTCAACATTAATGACTACCACTATGGATGGAATGAAAACAGTAATTGATAAGTTAGATGAAAACGGTATTAGAGATAAATATAAGGTTATGATTGGAGGAGGCCCAATATCTAGTAATTTTGCGAAAAGAATAGGTGCCGATTTATATACTAAAGATGCTAATGAGGCAGTGAGAAAAGCAAAAGCAATGATGGGGGTAGCGTAG
- the dhaM gene encoding dihydroxyacetone kinase phosphoryl donor subunit DhaM: MVGIVIISHSKNIVDGVEELAKQMAPETPIATAGGTGDGRIGTDVEKIISAIESVYSENGVIIIFDLGSAFMNAEMAIECMDDSKKSKIRIVDCPIVEGSITAAVESSIGKNVEQIEEALKPMNLGKMP, encoded by the coding sequence ATGGTAGGAATAGTGATAATTTCACATAGCAAAAATATAGTAGATGGAGTAGAGGAGCTAGCAAAGCAAATGGCACCAGAGACTCCTATAGCCACAGCAGGAGGTACAGGAGATGGAAGAATTGGTACTGATGTAGAGAAAATAATCAGTGCTATAGAAAGTGTGTATTCAGAAAATGGAGTAATTATCATCTTTGATTTAGGTAGTGCCTTTATGAATGCGGAGATGGCAATAGAGTGTATGGATGATAGTAAGAAAAGTAAAATCAGAATAGTTGATTGTCCAATAGTTGAAGGAAGCATAACAGCAGCAGTAGAAAGTAGTATAGGAAAAAATGTAGAACAAATTGAAGAAGCTTTAAAACCTATGAATTTAGGAAAAATGCCTTAA
- the dhaL gene encoding dihydroxyacetone kinase subunit DhaL, whose translation MSIKGKRVIEILEKISDKMDENKAYLSELDATIGDGDHGLNMSKGFKAVVEKLKDDDGSDVAGILKKAGMALVSNVGGASGPLYGTAFMKASAAVSGKAEIDINDFVKILEEALEGIKMRGKGQVGEKTMIDAIEPALNATREGIEKGLETKEVLRLAKEAAYEGVEYTKEIIAKKGRASYLGERSIGHQDAGATSSAIIIETIYEEIN comes from the coding sequence GTGAGTATTAAAGGAAAAAGAGTTATAGAGATATTAGAGAAAATAAGCGACAAGATGGATGAAAATAAAGCATATCTTTCAGAATTAGATGCTACTATAGGTGACGGAGATCATGGATTAAACATGAGTAAGGGTTTTAAAGCTGTAGTAGAAAAATTAAAAGATGATGATGGAAGTGATGTAGCAGGTATATTAAAGAAAGCAGGCATGGCTTTAGTATCTAATGTAGGAGGAGCTTCAGGTCCACTATATGGTACTGCTTTTATGAAAGCATCAGCGGCGGTAAGTGGAAAAGCTGAGATTGATATAAATGATTTTGTAAAAATATTGGAGGAGGCCCTTGAAGGAATAAAGATGAGAGGTAAGGGACAAGTTGGAGAGAAGACTATGATTGATGCTATAGAACCAGCTTTAAATGCTACCAGGGAAGGAATAGAGAAGGGTCTTGAAACTAAGGAAGTTCTAAGGTTAGCTAAAGAAGCCGCATATGAAGGAGTGGAATATACTAAAGAAATAATAGCTAAAAAAGGAAGAGCAAGTTATCTTGGAGAAAGAAGTATAGGGCATCAAGATGCAGGAGCTACCTCGTCTGCAATAATAATTGAAACTATTTATGAAGAAATAAATTAG
- the dhaK gene encoding dihydroxyacetone kinase subunit DhaK — MKKIINNPNLVVEDMLKGMVAAHPEYIRKLENADVLVRVDSPVEGKVALVSGGGSGHEPAHGGYVGKGMLDGAVAGAVFTSPTPDQVYEAVKAVDSGKGVLLVIKNYSGDIMNFEMAKDMADMEGIKVEAVVVNDDVAVENSTYTAGRRGIAGTVFVHKIAGAKAENGGSLEQVKAVAEKVIANVRSMGMAISSCTVPAAGKPNFTLGDNEMEIGMGIHGEPGTHREEIKTADEITEHLVNKIFEDMPLNNGEEVAVMINGLASTPLMELYIVNKKVNEMLEKKGVKTHRTFVGEFMTSLEMAGFSVTILKLDDELKQLLDAPADTPAFKVI; from the coding sequence ATGAAAAAAATAATAAATAATCCTAATTTAGTAGTGGAAGATATGTTAAAAGGAATGGTAGCTGCACATCCGGAATATATTAGAAAATTAGAGAATGCTGATGTTTTAGTTAGAGTAGATTCTCCAGTGGAAGGCAAGGTAGCCTTAGTAAGTGGAGGGGGAAGTGGCCATGAACCAGCTCATGGTGGATATGTAGGAAAAGGAATGCTTGATGGTGCGGTGGCAGGAGCGGTGTTTACATCACCTACACCAGATCAAGTATATGAGGCTGTTAAGGCTGTGGATTCAGGAAAGGGGGTATTATTAGTAATAAAGAACTATAGCGGAGATATTATGAACTTTGAAATGGCAAAAGATATGGCGGATATGGAAGGAATAAAGGTGGAAGCTGTAGTTGTAAATGATGATGTAGCAGTGGAGAATAGTACCTATACAGCAGGAAGAAGAGGTATAGCAGGAACGGTCTTTGTACACAAGATAGCAGGAGCTAAGGCAGAAAATGGTGGCAGTTTAGAACAGGTAAAAGCAGTAGCAGAAAAAGTAATAGCAAATGTAAGAAGTATGGGTATGGCTATATCTTCATGTACAGTGCCAGCGGCAGGAAAGCCAAACTTTACCCTAGGAGATAATGAGATGGAGATTGGTATGGGTATCCATGGCGAACCTGGAACGCATAGGGAAGAAATTAAAACAGCAGATGAAATAACTGAACATTTAGTGAACAAAATATTTGAAGATATGCCGTTGAATAATGGAGAAGAAGTAGCAGTTATGATAAATGGCTTAGCTTCAACACCTCTTATGGAACTATATATTGTAAATAAAAAAGTTAATGAGATGCTAGAGAAAAAGGGAGTAAAAACCCATAGAACTTTTGTTGGTGAATTTATGACATCTCTTGAAATGGCAGGATTTTCAGTGACTATTTTAAAACTTGATGATGAATTAAAACAATTATTAGATGCACCGGCAGATACACCAGCTTTTAAAGTTATATAG
- a CDS encoding MIP/aquaporin family protein: MTHFLAELIGTLLLVLLGDGVVSNVVLRKSKGESSGWIVIATGWAFAVVIPVYIVGSISGAHLNPAVTLGLAAIGKFSWTEVPSYLAAQFIGAFIGAVLVWIHYYKHFEETEDAGLILAAFSTGPAIRNNLFNFLSEALGTAVLVFGILGITSQKLADGMAPFAIGILVWAIGLCLGGTTGYAINPARDLAPRIAHAILPIKNKGKSDWAYAWIPVLGPIVGGIVGAIIFNAIF, encoded by the coding sequence ATGACACACTTTTTAGCAGAGCTTATAGGAACATTATTATTAGTATTATTAGGAGATGGAGTTGTATCCAATGTGGTTTTGAGAAAATCAAAAGGAGAAAGCTCAGGTTGGATAGTAATAGCTACAGGATGGGCATTTGCAGTAGTTATACCAGTTTATATAGTAGGTAGTATAAGTGGAGCACATCTTAACCCTGCAGTAACCTTAGGTTTAGCAGCTATAGGTAAATTTTCATGGACAGAAGTACCAAGTTATTTGGCAGCACAGTTTATAGGAGCGTTTATAGGTGCTGTACTTGTTTGGATTCACTATTATAAGCATTTTGAAGAAACAGAGGATGCAGGGCTTATACTTGCGGCATTTTCCACAGGTCCAGCTATTAGAAATAATTTATTTAACTTCTTAAGTGAAGCACTTGGAACAGCAGTTTTGGTATTTGGAATATTAGGAATAACATCACAGAAGCTGGCAGATGGAATGGCACCTTTTGCTATAGGAATTTTAGTATGGGCAATAGGACTTTGCTTAGGAGGTACTACAGGTTATGCAATAAACCCAGCTAGAGATTTAGCACCACGTATTGCACATGCTATATTACCAATAAAGAATAAAGGAAAATCAGATTGGGCTTACGCATGGATACCAGTTTTAGGGCCTATAGTAGGAGGAATTGTAGGAGCTATAATATTTAACGCAATATTCTAA
- a CDS encoding sigma 54-interacting transcriptional regulator produces MLYRDVVIKHGKGLHARVLAMVVHKVSELQKKYNVEFFIIYKNKKKVPATSLMPLVLLKVRKGEKITVEAHGENPNEALDILCDVLQSDFNLEDKTTINEVDSIINDNTITLEQVFSNIPNGIIVTDENDLINIFNNEAEKILEISAMEVLGKKVHTVIPESNLHNINKFGRSERMVREIINGRILLIDRIPIIIDEKSKGALSVFRDISNLEKVKDELKEVRELKERLQLILEAVQDGICVINEYGYVTYVNKAYVRILKEKEENLINKNIKEISPNGARSKVLKTGKSIIGAISYKKNGINIVSNVNPIIIDGKITGAVSVIKNVTEIQNLSEKLNKISAKAEYLEEELIRTKKPDSAFSKYIGYSGKIIDALATAFKAARTNTTILIRGESGTGKELIAEGIHFASTNSEGPFVRVNCAAIPQNLLESELFGHEKGAFTGAIKRKLGKFELAQNGTIFLDEIGEMDKNMQAKILRVIQEKEFQRVGGEETIKINVRIIAATHRNLEEMVKNKEFREDLYYRLNVIPIFLPPLRERKQDIAPLLEHFISKTSKKVNKKIDLVTNEAMEALLQYKWPGNIRELENLVERVMTLNENNIIHITDLPPYMRGEINGVESIIKPIKNNYIEKIIEEEEILPLEEYEKIIIEKALKKYGSYNAAGKALGLTHKTVAAKARKFGIEKR; encoded by the coding sequence GTGCTTTATAGAGATGTAGTTATAAAACATGGTAAAGGGCTGCATGCTAGAGTTTTAGCTATGGTTGTTCATAAGGTAAGTGAGCTTCAGAAAAAATATAATGTGGAATTTTTTATAATATATAAAAACAAGAAAAAAGTACCTGCTACCAGTTTAATGCCATTAGTTTTGTTGAAAGTAAGAAAAGGTGAAAAAATAACTGTAGAAGCTCATGGGGAAAACCCAAATGAAGCTTTAGATATTTTATGTGATGTTTTACAAAGTGATTTTAATTTAGAAGATAAAACAACAATAAATGAAGTGGATAGTATAATAAATGATAATACAATAACTTTAGAACAAGTATTTAGTAATATACCAAATGGCATTATTGTAACAGATGAAAATGATTTGATCAATATATTTAATAATGAAGCAGAAAAAATACTAGAAATATCTGCTATGGAAGTTCTGGGTAAAAAAGTACATACAGTTATACCAGAATCTAATCTGCATAATATAAATAAATTTGGTAGATCTGAAAGAATGGTAAGGGAAATAATAAATGGTAGGATACTTCTTATTGATAGAATACCTATAATAATTGATGAAAAATCTAAAGGAGCTCTATCTGTATTTAGAGACATTTCTAACCTTGAAAAAGTAAAAGATGAATTAAAAGAAGTAAGGGAGTTAAAAGAAAGATTACAGTTAATATTAGAAGCTGTACAAGATGGAATCTGTGTTATAAATGAATATGGGTATGTAACCTATGTAAATAAAGCTTATGTTAGAATTTTAAAGGAGAAAGAAGAGAATTTAATAAATAAAAATATTAAAGAAATTTCTCCTAATGGAGCTAGAAGTAAGGTGCTTAAGACAGGGAAGAGTATTATTGGTGCCATAAGTTATAAGAAAAATGGGATAAATATAGTATCTAATGTTAATCCTATAATTATTGACGGGAAAATAACAGGGGCAGTATCAGTAATAAAGAATGTAACAGAAATTCAGAATTTATCAGAAAAGTTAAATAAGATATCAGCAAAGGCTGAATATTTAGAAGAAGAACTTATAAGAACAAAGAAACCTGATTCAGCTTTTTCAAAATACATAGGTTATAGTGGAAAAATTATAGATGCTTTGGCTACGGCTTTTAAAGCAGCGCGAACTAATACCACTATATTAATAAGAGGCGAAAGTGGCACAGGAAAAGAGTTGATAGCAGAAGGAATACATTTTGCAAGTACAAACAGTGAGGGTCCTTTTGTGAGAGTAAACTGTGCCGCTATACCGCAAAATTTATTGGAGAGTGAACTTTTTGGTCATGAGAAAGGTGCTTTTACAGGGGCTATAAAAAGAAAGTTAGGAAAGTTTGAGTTAGCTCAAAATGGAACTATATTTTTAGATGAAATAGGTGAAATGGATAAAAATATGCAAGCTAAAATATTAAGAGTAATTCAGGAAAAAGAATTTCAAAGAGTTGGCGGAGAAGAAACTATAAAAATAAATGTAAGAATAATAGCGGCTACTCACAGGAATTTAGAAGAGATGGTAAAAAATAAGGAGTTTAGAGAGGATTTATACTATAGGTTAAATGTAATTCCTATATTTTTGCCACCTTTAAGAGAAAGAAAACAAGATATAGCGCCATTATTAGAACACTTTATAAGTAAGACCAGTAAAAAAGTGAACAAAAAAATAGATTTAGTAACTAATGAAGCTATGGAGGCCTTGTTACAATATAAATGGCCTGGAAACATAAGGGAATTGGAAAACCTAGTGGAAAGAGTAATGACACTAAATGAAAATAATATTATCCATATAACAGATCTTCCACCTTATATGAGGGGAGAGATCAATGGAGTGGAGAGCATAATTAAACCTATAAAAAATAATTATATAGAAAAGATTATTGAAGAGGAAGAAATATTACCTTTAGAGGAGTATGAAAAGATAATAATAGAAAAGGCCTTAAAAAAATATGGTAGTTACAATGCTGCGGGAAAGGCTTTAGGGCTAACTCATAAAACCGTAGCGGCTAAAGCTAGAAAATTTGGCATTGAAAAAAGGTAG
- the brnQ gene encoding branched-chain amino acid transport system II carrier protein: MKDLQKKDLLLIGLMLFSLFFGAGNLIFPPFLGQSAGVATWKAMATFFITAVGFPILGVVAVAKSGGLSNLAKRVNPVFASVFTVLIYLSIGPCLGIPRAGSLPFEMTVAPYLAGSISKTLALFLFTLVFFMVAYWLSLSPAKLVDRMGKVLTPTLLSLILFMFVGSFFKPLGGYGEATGAYVDSPIVKGFLEGYLTMDTIAALNFGIVIALAIKSRGVKDEKQVVSYSIKAGAIAGTLLIVIYSMLAHLGATSGGRFGATKNGAQTLTNVTTYIFGSSGAVLLGVIFTLACLTTCVGLITSCSQYFSTLTNKISYKNWVRILALSSMGLANMGLTKILAISVPVLVAIYPIAIMLIVLAILDNLFKGDSIIYGLTILFTGVVSVVDALGQTGIKLGMINDLFSRLPLYSEGLGWVIPAVVGMFLGVAMSFGQQWGRLKLTNVKGVNEGVNGDS, translated from the coding sequence ATGAAAGACTTACAAAAGAAGGACTTATTATTAATAGGTTTAATGCTTTTTTCATTATTTTTTGGGGCAGGAAATTTAATATTTCCTCCATTTTTAGGGCAATCAGCAGGTGTTGCAACTTGGAAGGCAATGGCTACTTTTTTTATAACAGCAGTTGGATTCCCAATTTTGGGGGTAGTTGCAGTTGCAAAATCTGGAGGACTTAGTAATTTAGCTAAAAGAGTTAATCCGGTATTTGCTAGTGTTTTCACAGTTTTAATATATTTATCTATAGGACCTTGTTTAGGTATTCCAAGGGCAGGCAGCTTGCCTTTTGAAATGACGGTGGCACCATATTTAGCAGGAAGTATATCAAAAACTTTAGCATTATTTTTATTTACATTAGTATTTTTTATGGTGGCCTATTGGCTTTCACTATCACCAGCAAAGCTAGTAGACCGCATGGGTAAGGTTTTGACGCCTACCTTGTTATCCCTAATTTTGTTTATGTTTGTGGGATCTTTCTTTAAACCACTAGGGGGTTATGGTGAAGCTACAGGGGCATATGTGGATTCTCCCATTGTTAAAGGTTTCTTAGAAGGGTATTTAACAATGGATACAATAGCAGCTTTAAATTTTGGAATAGTTATTGCATTAGCTATAAAATCAAGAGGGGTTAAGGATGAAAAACAGGTTGTGTCATACTCTATAAAGGCTGGTGCTATAGCAGGAACTTTGTTAATAGTTATTTATTCAATGCTTGCACATTTAGGAGCTACTAGCGGCGGAAGATTTGGGGCTACTAAAAATGGGGCTCAAACTTTAACAAATGTTACTACATATATTTTTGGAAGTTCAGGAGCAGTTTTATTAGGAGTTATATTTACTTTAGCTTGTTTGACAACTTGTGTTGGACTTATAACCTCTTGTAGTCAATATTTTTCTACATTAACTAACAAGATATCATATAAAAATTGGGTTAGAATATTAGCTCTTTCTAGCATGGGGCTTGCAAATATGGGACTTACAAAAATTCTTGCTATATCAGTACCAGTACTAGTGGCCATCTATCCTATAGCAATAATGCTTATAGTACTTGCTATATTAGACAATTTATTTAAAGGAGACTCTATAATTTATGGTTTAACCATATTATTTACTGGGGTTGTAAGTGTAGTTGATGCACTAGGACAAACAGGCATAAAATTAGGCATGATCAATGATTTATTTAGCAGACTACCTCTCTATTCGGAAGGCTTAGGCTGGGTTATTCCAGCAGTAGTTGGTATGTTTTTGGGAGTAGCAATGAGTTTTGGGCAGCAATGGGGAAGGTTAAAATTAACTAACGTTAAAGGTGTAAATGAAGGTGTAAATGGGGACAGTTAA
- a CDS encoding ArsR/SmtB family transcription factor: MLKSKRLTTPQEVKTFSNPFRFKIINLFTQGKTPLTVKQMADKLGQVPSKVHYHVKALEKIGVLEIVETKDNSGITEKYYLPTAENFYVDQVVKTSKNNVYDDGQDDFIGVITKEIIKNLDDFRDNVNPNEDAGRLVSNLEGYLTPAETRELHDMCVDYIKSRKRTKDSKPFFCSLLTIKKFNNTK, translated from the coding sequence ATGTTAAAAAGCAAACGCTTAACTACCCCACAGGAAGTTAAAACTTTTTCAAATCCTTTTAGGTTTAAAATCATAAATTTATTTACTCAAGGAAAAACTCCACTAACTGTAAAGCAAATGGCGGATAAGCTTGGGCAGGTTCCGTCAAAAGTACATTACCATGTAAAAGCTCTTGAAAAAATAGGTGTGCTTGAAATTGTAGAAACTAAAGATAATTCTGGTATAACAGAAAAATACTATTTACCTACCGCTGAAAATTTTTATGTAGATCAAGTAGTTAAAACCAGCAAAAATAATGTTTATGATGATGGACAAGACGATTTCATAGGGGTAATAACCAAAGAAATAATAAAAAACCTTGATGATTTTAGGGACAACGTTAATCCAAATGAGGATGCAGGAAGACTTGTAAGCAATCTAGAGGGATATCTAACTCCTGCTGAAACAAGAGAATTACATGATATGTGCGTAGATTACATAAAAAGTAGAAAAAGAACAAAAGATTCTAAACCTTTCTTTTGTAGTCTATTAACTATAAAAAAATTTAATAACACTAAATAA
- a CDS encoding MFS transporter: protein MKSLLKNRSAMLLTISRAFSRSGDALETLALLYLVYDLTGSGLAMGSLMLFSVLPNAIISPFAGVVADKYNKKKIMFIAEITRTICILIIPILMYTNSIALWHIYLISVIVSIAESFFEPTVGITFVLVVGKENMPLANSVGTTLNHIMRIVGYSLSGIIMTTIGKEPLFIIDSLTFLLSAITAIIITIPNMEKTKDEEANNFIQELKSGFSYVIKNNLIVVILFVVLLAQFLSTPLETYIPLIINKVLKVSNTWAGYFSTATIVGALIGTILYPVLVKTKIKLQHVYLFGLSFFAIALGFSTLLITPFYFAFMFFICGLILSLIGVWSFTEIQLLVDINYLGRVGSIITMICLISSPLSGVIFGALADKVFIPIIFKYLALSCLIISIISYMLTKFAYKSAPKTQPIEG from the coding sequence ATGAAATCATTATTAAAAAATAGAAGCGCTATGTTATTGACAATTTCAAGAGCTTTTTCTAGGTCTGGAGATGCTCTTGAAACTCTTGCTCTTCTTTATCTTGTTTATGACTTAACCGGTTCTGGACTTGCAATGGGAAGCTTAATGCTTTTTAGCGTTCTTCCTAATGCTATAATAAGCCCTTTTGCTGGAGTAGTTGCAGATAAGTATAATAAAAAGAAAATTATGTTCATTGCTGAAATCACAAGAACTATATGTATATTAATTATTCCTATTTTAATGTACACAAACTCCATTGCACTATGGCATATTTATTTAATTTCCGTAATCGTATCCATAGCTGAAAGTTTCTTTGAACCTACAGTAGGCATAACCTTTGTATTAGTTGTAGGTAAAGAAAATATGCCTTTAGCCAACAGCGTTGGTACTACTTTAAACCATATCATGCGAATTGTTGGCTATAGTTTAAGCGGTATCATTATGACAACCATAGGCAAAGAACCTCTTTTTATCATTGACTCTTTAACCTTTCTCCTATCAGCTATTACTGCTATAATTATTACTATTCCTAATATGGAGAAAACAAAGGATGAAGAAGCAAATAACTTCATACAGGAACTTAAAAGTGGGTTTTCTTATGTAATTAAAAATAACTTAATTGTGGTTATTCTTTTTGTTGTACTTTTAGCTCAATTTTTAAGTACTCCTCTTGAAACTTATATTCCACTTATAATAAACAAAGTTCTAAAAGTTTCAAACACTTGGGCTGGCTACTTTTCCACTGCTACAATTGTAGGCGCATTAATTGGAACCATACTATATCCTGTATTAGTAAAAACCAAAATCAAACTCCAACATGTTTATCTTTTTGGATTATCATTTTTCGCTATAGCTCTAGGATTTAGTACTCTCTTAATTACTCCTTTTTACTTCGCATTTATGTTTTTTATTTGTGGTTTAATTTTATCTCTCATAGGGGTTTGGAGCTTTACAGAAATTCAGTTGCTTGTGGATATAAATTATTTAGGCAGAGTAGGCTCCATAATAACTATGATTTGTTTAATAAGCTCTCCTTTATCTGGAGTAATATTTGGTGCTTTAGCGGACAAAGTATTTATTCCTATTATTTTCAAATACCTTGCCTTAAGCTGCTTAATAATTAGTATTATATCCTATATGTTAACCAAATTTGCTTATAAATCTGCCCCTAAAACCCAGCCAATAGAAGGGTAA
- a CDS encoding nucleoside hydrolase, which produces MIKKKIIIDCDPGIDDGFALVLALKCEELDILGITTLGGNIQAITAAQNALKILKLMGRLDIPVYIGAEGPLKRKLVTASEVHGKDGLGNAFLEDVDERLIHDNAADFILKTLRNHKDVSIVSLAPLTNLATAMERDMETFNKVKEIVSMGGAFRVPGNCSPVGEFNYWVDPHAVQYVLENIKAPFTMVGLDVTSKVVLKPEHMELFRHFNTPVSKFLFDASRFYLDFYWEQEKIIGCLVHDALALAYFVDKTLAEGIHSYAQVVTEGIAIGQTIVDEKNFYKRKPNCHVLTEVHADKFFDMFFNKVFPEFM; this is translated from the coding sequence ATGATAAAAAAGAAAATTATAATTGATTGCGATCCAGGTATAGATGATGGATTTGCACTTGTTCTGGCACTAAAATGTGAGGAACTTGATATCCTTGGAATTACAACTCTTGGAGGAAATATTCAGGCCATTACTGCTGCCCAAAATGCTTTAAAAATATTAAAGCTAATGGGTAGATTAGATATTCCAGTTTATATTGGGGCTGAAGGGCCTTTAAAGAGAAAGCTTGTTACTGCTAGTGAGGTTCACGGAAAAGATGGTCTAGGTAATGCATTTTTAGAGGATGTAGATGAACGCCTAATTCATGACAATGCAGCAGATTTTATATTGAAAACCTTAAGAAACCATAAGGACGTGAGCATAGTTTCCTTAGCTCCATTAACTAATTTGGCCACTGCTATGGAAAGGGATATGGAAACTTTCAATAAGGTTAAAGAAATTGTATCCATGGGTGGAGCATTTAGAGTTCCTGGGAACTGTTCACCTGTGGGAGAATTTAATTATTGGGTAGATCCCCATGCAGTACAGTATGTTTTGGAAAATATCAAAGCACCTTTTACCATGGTGGGATTGGATGTTACTTCTAAAGTGGTGTTAAAGCCTGAGCATATGGAACTTTTTAGACATTTTAATACTCCTGTTTCAAAGTTTTTATTTGATGCTTCAAGATTTTATTTGGATTTTTACTGGGAGCAGGAAAAGATTATTGGATGTTTAGTTCACGATGCATTGGCTTTAGCATATTTCGTAGATAAAACATTGGCTGAGGGAATACATTCCTATGCTCAGGTGGTTACAGAGGGCATAGCTATTGGACAAACCATTGTGGATGAAAAGAATTTTTATAAAAGAAAACCTAATTGTCATGTTTTAACTGAAGTTCATGCAGATAAATTTTTTGATATGTTCTTTAACAAGGTTTTCCCAGAGTTTATGTAA